Proteins from a single region of Choloepus didactylus isolate mChoDid1 chromosome 10, mChoDid1.pri, whole genome shotgun sequence:
- the NDUFB6 gene encoding NADH dehydrogenase [ubiquinone] 1 beta subcomplex subunit 6 codes for MTGYTPDEKLRLQQLRELRRRWLKDQELSPREPVLPPQKVWPVEEFWNKFLQNRSPWRNMIYKVYRHSVFAFTYVLIPAWIIHYYVKYHVTTKPYAIVERKPRIFPGDIILETGEVVPPMKEFPDQHH; via the exons ATGACGGGGTACACGCCGGACGAGAAACTGCGGCTGCAGCAGCTGCGAGAGCTGAGGAGGCGATGGCTGAAGGACCAAGAGCTGAGCCCTCGAGAGCCGGTGTTGCCCCCGCAAAAGGTGTGGCCTGTGGAGGAGTTCTGGAATAAGTTTTTGCAGAACCGGTCCCCCTGGAGGAACATG atCTATAAAGTATACCGACACAGTGTCTTTGCTTTTACTTATGTACTTATACCTGCTTGGATTATTCATTATTATGTCAAATATCATGTGACT ACAAAGCCATATGCTATTGTTGAAAGGAAACCCAGAATTTTCCCG GGTGATATAATTCTGGAGACTGGAGAAGTTGTTCCACCAATGAAGGAATTTCCTGATCAACATCACTGA
- the SMIM27 gene encoding small integral membrane protein 27 produces MEPVSRRTLEWIYSVFLLAIVLLSWGYVIYASTVAARRQLTKEYPGRIFGMNEDF; encoded by the exons ATGGAGCCGGTGAGTCGCCGCACTCTGGAGTGGATTTATTCAGTG tttctccTCGCGATCGTTTTACTCTCGTGGGGATACGTTATTTATGCATCAACTGTAGCTGCGCGACGACAGCTAACGAAGGAATACCCAGGCAGAATCTTCGGGATGAAtgaagatttttaa